Proteins encoded together in one Lathyrus oleraceus cultivar Zhongwan6 chromosome 5, CAAS_Psat_ZW6_1.0, whole genome shotgun sequence window:
- the LOC127084498 gene encoding uncharacterized protein LOC127084498 has translation MASALECWSRRGGNNNNNDEDMVEQVLMETNHQSSQSQHNNKDSSVIHKKFNKLTRNVSEAIASLKNTLNINLNIDSSKPDNNNNNSSNTSRTSNNLVWGTVVRNLTQLYPGSQLPEKLMSNIRKHYDSLPPSYSQAGFDVKDVFLHIKLMEQALEDSQAAILIDEEYDGEMPLQGSLFKLTFACNSPISWPAMSSALDSSSICCKKIQIFEKKGLTLGIVLLLVLSGAGQDNLVRTRVESALKFAMKKPKASVVKLPFGLCGCQEENFKGREVGEIEEDCSSVYCENSSQKIQLEMPLPNSSFHVSVDEWQTIQIDADEMQKWLLNSDSLEFLEQIGHNSYRGAYMGKKVGIEKLRGCDKGNLYEFALRKDLLELMTCGHKNILQFCGVCVDDNHGLCVVTKFMEGGSVHDLISKNKKLQSKDIVRIAVDVAEGIKFMNDHGAAYRDLNTQRILLDKHGSACLGDLGIVTACKSNQEAMDYETDGYRWLAPEIIAGDPESVTETWMSNVYSFGMVIWEMVTGEAAYNAYSPVQAAVGIAACGLRPEIPKECPQTLKSLMTKCWNNTPSKRPEFSEILAILLRATKQQQ, from the exons ATGGCTTCAGCATTGGAATGTTGGTCGAGACGTGGcggcaacaacaacaacaacgacgAAGACATGGTAGAACAAGTCCTCATGGAAACCAACCACCAATCTTCACAATCACAACACAACAACAAAGACTCTTCCGTTATTCACAAGAAGTTCAACAAACTCACTCGCAATGTTTCTGAAGCTATTGCTTCCCTTAAAAACACCCTCAATATCAACCTTAACATTGATTCTTCCAAACctgacaacaacaacaacaacagcagcaacacTTCTCGTACTAGCAACAATCTCGTTTGGGGAACAGTTGTTCGAAACTTAACTCAGCTTTATCCTGGTAGCCAGCTTCCTGAGAAGCTTATGTCCAACATTCGTAAACACTATGATTCCTTGCCTCCTAG TTATTCTCAGGCGGGATTTGATGTTAAAGATGTGTTTCTTCACATCAAGTTAATGGAGCAAGCTTTGGAAGATTCACAGGCTGCGATTTTGATTGATGAGGAGTATGATGGTGAGATGCCGCTTCAGGGGTCTTTGTTCAAGTTGACATTTGCTTGCAACTCTCCGATTTCATGGCCTGCAATGTCGAGTGCGTTGGATAGTTCCTCCATTTGCTGCAAGAAGATTCAGATCTTCGAGAAGAAAGGCCTCACCCTTGGAATTGTACTTCTACTTGTTCTTTCAGGGGCTGGTCAAGATAACTTGGTAAGGACCCGGGTTGAAAGTGCTCTCAAGTTTGCCATGAAGAAGCCTAAAGCTAGTGTTGTGAAGCTTCCTTTTGGGCTTTGCGGATGTCAAGAGGAGAATTTCAAGGGGAGAGAAGTCGGAGAGATTGAAGAAGATTGCAGCAGTGTATACTGTGAAAATTCAAGCCAAAAGATTCAGCTTGAAATGCCCTTGCCTAATTCATCGTTTCACGTATCGGTAGACGAGTGGCAGACTATTCAGATAGATGCAGATGAGATGCAAAAATGGTTATTGAACTCGGATAGTCTAGAGTTTTTGGAACAGATCGGACACAATTCGTATAGAGGTGCCTACATGGGGAAAAAGGTTGGCATTGAGAAGCTTAGAGGGTGTGACAAAGGAAACTTGTACGAGTTTGCGCTTAGGAAAGATCTGCTAGAACTGATGACATGTGGACATAAAAACATTTTGCAGTTTTGCGGTGTTTGTGTAGATGACAATCACGGGTTATGTGTAGTGACAAAATTCATGGAAGGTGGATCTGTCCATGACTTAATTTCAAAGAACAAGAAGCTTCAGAGCAAGGATATTGTAAGAATTGCAGTTGATGTGGCTGAGGGGATCAAGTTTATGAACGATCACGGTGCTGCATATAGAGACCTTAATACTCAGAGGATTCTGTTGGATAAACATGGGAGTGCTTGCTTGGGAGATTTGGGTATAGTCACTGCCTGCAAGAGTAACCAAGAGGCAATGGACTATGAAACCGACGGGTACCGATGGCTAGCTCCTGAG ATAATCGCTGGCGACCCGGAGAGTGTCACCGAGACATGGATGAGTAATGTTTATAGTTTTGGGATGGTAATTTGGGAGATGGTAACCGGTGAAGCAGCCTATAATGCATATTCACCCGTGCAGGCAGCAGTAGGCATTGCTGCCTGTGGCCTTAGACCTGAGATCCCAAAGGAATGTCCACAAACTCTAAAATCTCTAATGACAAAATGCTGGAACAATACCCCTTCAAAACGCCCCGAATTCTCCGAAATTTTAGCGATATTGCTGCGAGCAACCAAACAACAACAATAG